From Paenibacillus polymyxa, the proteins below share one genomic window:
- a CDS encoding Gfo/Idh/MocA family protein — protein sequence MVKQKIRAGIIGGSMNNKWASQTHIPALLKHPSLDITAIGTSRMESARKSAEDVGATLAFDDAKKLAASEDVDMVVVSVKVPHHYEAVMAAIQEGKHIFCEWPLGANTAEATEMAKAAELAGIHHTVGLQARQDFEVQMMKKLVEDGTIGEIVSCHMQVATPGKGGRTNQDTSYLLNRASGANLLTINGGHSLDALQYIVGEFRELSAITSSRYNEAIIHETGEVISKDTADQILIHGLMENGAPTSVHIQGGVNSKFELEIQGKKGILRLSQNPSLGHIQFGNLTLEKLIHEPSNEQSHAPNGDFETISIAHEPDSTLDFPKEGVTLNVAKAHHVFARDILTDTRLAPDFNHALKLHQLLDRIEESATTGKKIVW from the coding sequence ATGGTTAAACAGAAAATTCGTGCAGGTATCATAGGAGGTTCGATGAATAACAAATGGGCCAGCCAAACGCATATTCCTGCTTTGCTCAAGCACCCGAGCTTAGATATCACGGCCATCGGCACTTCCCGTATGGAGAGTGCACGAAAAAGTGCAGAGGACGTAGGGGCAACATTAGCTTTTGACGATGCCAAAAAGCTCGCAGCTTCCGAGGATGTGGACATGGTCGTGGTGAGCGTAAAAGTTCCCCATCATTATGAGGCGGTGATGGCGGCTATTCAAGAGGGAAAGCATATTTTTTGTGAGTGGCCTCTGGGGGCCAACACTGCGGAAGCTACTGAAATGGCTAAGGCGGCGGAACTGGCGGGCATCCATCATACCGTCGGCTTGCAGGCACGTCAGGATTTTGAGGTGCAAATGATGAAAAAGCTGGTGGAAGACGGGACAATTGGTGAAATAGTATCCTGTCATATGCAAGTAGCTACTCCCGGCAAAGGAGGACGAACAAATCAGGATACGTCTTATCTGCTGAATAGAGCCAGTGGTGCCAACCTACTGACCATTAACGGAGGGCATTCCTTGGATGCGCTACAATACATCGTTGGCGAATTCCGTGAGCTATCGGCCATCACATCCTCCCGTTATAATGAAGCCATTATTCATGAAACGGGTGAAGTCATTTCCAAGGATACTGCCGATCAAATTCTGATTCACGGACTAATGGAAAATGGAGCACCGACATCCGTTCACATTCAAGGTGGAGTGAATTCTAAGTTTGAGCTAGAGATTCAGGGGAAAAAGGGCATTTTGCGTTTGTCACAGAATCCTTCGCTTGGGCATATTCAATTTGGGAATCTGACGCTTGAAAAACTGATACATGAGCCAAGTAATGAGCAGAGTCATGCGCCTAACGGTGATTTTGAAACAATCAGTATAGCTCATGAACCTGATAGTACCCTGGATTTCCCAAAAGAAGGGGTAACCCTGAATGTAGCCAAAGCTCATCATGTATTTGCCAGGGATATTTTGACGGACACCCGTCTCGCCCCCGATTTCAACCATGCCTTAAAACTACATCAGTTACTGGACCGCATCGAGGAATCGGCTACAACTGGGAAAAAGATCGTATGGTAA
- a CDS encoding Type 1 glutamine amidotransferase-like domain-containing protein: MKKLFLSSSFKDVAPCLVHFADENLEGKKVTFIPTASIPEKVKFYVNTGKKALENLGLIVDEIEISTATWNEIESKIRGNDYIYMTGGNTFYLLQELRRTGADKIIAEEVNAGKLYIGESAGSMILSPNIEYARLMDNVQEAPALDSFAALRAIEFYPVPHHTNIPFKKAVENIIEEYGSQLNLYPISNEEVILVEGDSIKVENA, encoded by the coding sequence ATGAAAAAATTATTTTTGTCGTCCTCATTTAAGGATGTTGCACCATGCTTAGTCCATTTCGCCGATGAAAACTTGGAAGGAAAAAAAGTCACTTTCATCCCAACCGCAAGTATTCCAGAGAAAGTTAAGTTTTATGTGAATACAGGGAAAAAAGCATTAGAGAATTTAGGATTAATCGTGGATGAAATCGAAATCAGCACAGCAACATGGAATGAAATAGAGAGTAAAATTAGAGGAAATGACTATATTTATATGACCGGAGGCAACACATTTTATTTACTTCAAGAGTTAAGAAGAACCGGAGCTGACAAAATCATTGCTGAGGAAGTTAATGCAGGGAAGTTGTATATAGGCGAATCGGCAGGTTCGATGATTTTATCACCTAATATCGAATATGCCCGACTTATGGACAATGTGCAGGAGGCGCCTGCTTTGGATTCCTTTGCTGCACTCAGGGCAATTGAATTCTATCCAGTCCCTCACCATACGAACATCCCGTTTAAAAAAGCGGTGGAGAACATCATTGAGGAATATGGCAGCCAATTAAATTTATATCCAATCAGCAACGAAGAGGTTATTTTGGTTGAAGGTGATAGTATAAAAGTCGAGAATGCATGA
- the guaA gene encoding glutamine-hydrolyzing GMP synthase, producing the protein MNKPNEIVVVLDFGGQYNQLIARRIRDLGVYSELLPYNTPAEKLRELAPKGIVFSGGPSSVYTDNAPQVDRAIYDLGIPIFGICYGMQLMAHQLDGKVERAGKREYGKADVQFNEDARLTKGLDSRQTVWMSHGDHVTDLPTGFTLDAGTESAPIAAMSNLERNLYAVQFHPEVRHSVQGNEMISNFLYEVCGCEGNWTMESFIEEQIREIRQQVGDKKVLCALSGGVDSSVVAMLIHRAIGDQLTCMFIDHGLLRKGEAESVMETFVGKFDMKVVKIDARERFLSKLAGVDDPEQKRKIIGNEFIYVFEEESAKFDDFDFLAQGTLYTDIVESGTATAQTIKSHHNVGGLPEDMKFKLIEPLNALFKDEVRKVGEECGLPAEIVWRQPFPGPGLAIRVLGEVTEDKLKIVRDSDFILREEIAKAGLDREIWQYFTALPNMKSVGVMGDARTYSYTVGIRAVTSIDGMTADWARIPWDVLEKISVRIVNEVDNVNRIVYDVTSKPPATIEWE; encoded by the coding sequence ATGAATAAGCCTAATGAAATCGTTGTAGTTCTCGATTTTGGAGGACAATACAACCAGTTAATTGCAAGAAGAATTCGGGATCTCGGCGTATATAGCGAGCTCCTTCCATACAATACGCCTGCGGAGAAGCTGAGAGAGCTGGCGCCGAAAGGGATTGTTTTCTCAGGCGGACCTTCCAGCGTATATACAGACAATGCTCCTCAGGTGGATCGGGCAATTTATGATCTTGGCATCCCTATCTTTGGTATTTGTTATGGTATGCAGTTGATGGCTCATCAACTGGACGGTAAGGTAGAACGTGCGGGCAAGCGTGAATATGGCAAAGCAGACGTGCAATTCAATGAGGATGCCCGTTTGACTAAAGGGCTGGATTCTCGTCAAACGGTATGGATGAGCCATGGCGATCACGTTACAGATCTGCCAACTGGCTTTACACTGGATGCGGGAACAGAGAGTGCTCCGATTGCTGCGATGAGTAACCTGGAGCGGAATCTGTATGCGGTACAATTCCATCCAGAGGTGCGTCATTCTGTTCAAGGTAATGAGATGATTAGCAACTTCCTGTATGAAGTGTGTGGTTGTGAAGGCAACTGGACCATGGAATCGTTCATTGAAGAGCAAATCCGTGAAATCCGCCAACAAGTAGGCGACAAGAAAGTACTGTGCGCTTTAAGTGGCGGCGTGGATTCTTCCGTTGTAGCCATGCTTATTCACAGAGCGATCGGCGACCAACTGACATGTATGTTCATTGATCACGGACTGCTGCGCAAGGGTGAAGCCGAAAGTGTAATGGAGACGTTCGTTGGTAAATTTGATATGAAAGTTGTCAAAATTGATGCACGTGAGCGTTTCCTGTCCAAACTGGCAGGAGTGGATGATCCGGAACAAAAACGTAAAATCATCGGTAACGAGTTTATTTACGTCTTTGAAGAAGAATCCGCTAAATTCGATGATTTTGACTTCCTGGCACAAGGCACGTTGTACACAGATATTGTAGAGAGCGGAACAGCAACGGCACAAACTATCAAGTCGCACCATAACGTAGGTGGTTTACCGGAAGACATGAAGTTCAAACTGATCGAGCCTCTGAATGCTTTGTTCAAGGATGAAGTGCGTAAAGTCGGCGAAGAATGTGGACTTCCGGCCGAAATTGTATGGCGTCAGCCATTCCCAGGTCCGGGTCTTGCCATCCGTGTATTGGGCGAAGTGACAGAGGACAAGCTCAAGATTGTCCGTGATTCTGACTTTATTTTGCGCGAGGAGATTGCCAAAGCGGGTCTGGATCGGGAGATTTGGCAATACTTCACCGCTCTGCCGAATATGAAGAGTGTTGGCGTTATGGGCGATGCCCGTACGTATTCCTACACTGTAGGTATTCGCGCAGTAACGTCGATCGACGGTATGACCGCCGACTGGGCGCGTATCCCTTGGGACGTGTTGGAGAAAATCTCCGTTCGTATTGTTAACGAAGTGGACAACGTCAATCGTATCGTGTACGACGTAACTTCCAAACCACCAGCAACAATCGAGTGGGAATAA
- a CDS encoding DedA family protein, with translation MDVLKWIAQLFEEYGYGVLFFGLLLEFIALPFPGETTMAYAGYLSYAGTLDFSKLVLLAFLGTTIGMTITYFIGKWAGLPFIQKYGKWVLLSPDKLQKTQKWFQHYGYWLIFLGYFIPGVRHFTGYFAGIIALSFRKFVLYAYSGALFWVVLFLSIGKLFGPQWDAIFHLVELYALRIAAAVGFVILLYFIYRWRSFLFGSLYKSKKSVKTSSKDDTE, from the coding sequence ATGGATGTGCTGAAATGGATTGCGCAATTGTTCGAAGAATATGGATACGGCGTCCTTTTTTTCGGCTTGCTGCTGGAGTTTATTGCCTTGCCTTTTCCCGGGGAAACCACGATGGCTTATGCGGGATATCTCTCCTATGCCGGTACTCTGGATTTCAGCAAGCTGGTGCTGTTAGCTTTTTTGGGCACAACCATCGGTATGACCATTACCTATTTTATTGGAAAATGGGCTGGGCTTCCCTTTATTCAGAAATACGGCAAATGGGTTTTGTTATCGCCGGACAAGCTACAGAAAACACAAAAATGGTTTCAACATTATGGATACTGGCTTATTTTCCTTGGATATTTCATCCCAGGTGTCAGGCATTTTACCGGCTATTTTGCTGGAATTATAGCTCTTTCTTTCCGTAAATTTGTCCTGTATGCTTACAGCGGTGCTTTATTCTGGGTCGTCCTCTTTCTAAGCATCGGCAAGCTGTTTGGCCCGCAATGGGATGCCATTTTCCATTTGGTAGAGCTGTACGCACTACGAATCGCAGCAGCGGTTGGATTCGTAATCCTGCTGTATTTTATATATCGGTGGAGAAGCTTCCTGTTTGGATCGCTATACAAATCCAAAAAATCAGTAAAAACCAGCAGCAAAGATGACACGGAATAG
- a CDS encoding spore germination protein: MPNQNKSCPLTHVSSNLKDNVNHIESSFGNSGDVIIKELLWMQKWPAALFYIDGLVNTQLLHDSVLRSLMRVNEHHLPEGAEPFDYLKNQVLIAGNSGSVDEMDALFNQMLSGSIIILLDGYAKGIWIDAVGWEDRSVSEPQSQSVVRGPMEAFTENLRTNTALIRRRIRDPRLWMETRQIGQVTHTNVAVMYVKGIADEGVIQELRERLDRIDIDGILEGGYIEEEIQDETYTLFPTIYNSERPDSVAASLLEGRIAILVDGTPFVLLIPALFVQFFQSAEDYYQRADISTLLRMLRFFSFFIAMLAPAVYIAVTTFHQEMIPTNLLVSLAAQREGVPFPAFVEAMLMEITYEILREAGVRIPKTVGQAVSIVGTLVIGQAAVDAGVVSAAMVIVVSITAISSYVIPENGLSIAVRIARFALMMLAAAFGLLGILMGLIVLLLHLTSLRSFGVSYMSPFGPYVESDLKDTLFRLPWPRMKTRPQSISIQNTIRQKTKKRRIGNKSKTRRDQP; this comes from the coding sequence ATGCCAAATCAGAATAAAAGTTGTCCACTTACTCATGTATCCTCTAACTTGAAGGATAATGTAAATCATATCGAGAGCTCCTTTGGAAACAGCGGAGATGTAATCATTAAAGAGCTACTATGGATGCAGAAATGGCCAGCGGCTCTGTTTTATATCGATGGTCTGGTCAACACTCAATTACTTCATGATTCCGTCCTGCGTTCATTAATGCGAGTAAATGAACATCATTTACCGGAGGGCGCAGAACCATTCGACTATTTGAAGAATCAAGTTTTGATTGCAGGTAACTCAGGTAGTGTGGATGAAATGGACGCCCTATTCAATCAAATGTTATCCGGCAGTATTATCATTTTGCTGGACGGATACGCAAAGGGCATATGGATTGATGCGGTCGGATGGGAGGATCGCAGTGTTAGCGAGCCCCAATCCCAAAGTGTCGTACGGGGTCCAATGGAGGCTTTTACCGAAAATTTACGAACCAATACCGCTCTAATTCGTAGGCGAATCCGCGATCCGCGCCTGTGGATGGAAACAAGACAGATCGGGCAAGTCACCCACACCAATGTGGCCGTAATGTATGTCAAAGGCATCGCTGACGAAGGAGTTATTCAGGAACTGAGAGAACGTTTGGACCGAATTGATATTGACGGAATTTTGGAAGGAGGTTACATCGAGGAGGAAATTCAGGATGAAACCTATACCCTGTTTCCCACCATTTATAACAGCGAGCGTCCGGATTCAGTCGCTGCCAGCCTGCTGGAAGGGCGAATTGCTATTTTGGTGGACGGAACACCATTTGTTCTACTGATACCTGCATTGTTCGTTCAATTTTTCCAGTCGGCAGAGGATTATTACCAGCGTGCTGACATCAGCACTTTGCTGCGTATGCTACGCTTCTTTTCTTTTTTTATCGCTATGCTTGCGCCAGCAGTATATATTGCGGTAACTACCTTTCATCAAGAGATGATTCCTACAAACTTATTGGTCAGTCTCGCTGCACAAAGAGAAGGCGTACCGTTTCCGGCTTTTGTCGAGGCGATGCTCATGGAAATAACTTATGAAATTTTGCGTGAAGCAGGAGTTCGAATTCCCAAGACCGTCGGGCAAGCCGTCTCGATTGTAGGTACACTGGTCATTGGACAAGCAGCCGTGGATGCAGGAGTGGTCTCGGCGGCTATGGTTATTGTTGTGTCCATTACAGCGATCTCCAGCTATGTTATTCCGGAAAACGGTCTTTCCATTGCGGTTCGTATTGCCCGCTTTGCTTTAATGATGCTAGCCGCAGCCTTCGGGCTGCTTGGAATATTGATGGGGTTAATTGTACTTTTGCTGCACTTAACCAGTCTGCGATCGTTCGGCGTCTCTTATATGAGTCCATTCGGCCCATATGTGGAAAGCGATTTGAAAGATACGCTGTTTCGCCTACCTTGGCCTCGCATGAAGACACGGCCTCAATCCATCTCTATCCAAAATACGATTCGCCAAAAAACGAAAAAAAGACGGATCGGTAATAAATCAAAAACCAGAAGGGATCAGCCATGA
- a CDS encoding Ger(x)C family spore germination protein yields the protein MKQTIHLFFVWGLIALLLGGCWDRQELNELGIAIGIGVDMEGDQYQVTAQVVIPSAVASKSSPSAGPPVVTYQATAPTIQEAIEKMTNTSPRSIYLSHIRMLILGEEYARRGIADAIEAMMREPFTRSDFYIAIAKNNKASTMLKIPTPMEKLPANKLFASLDTLTKTWAPATKVTMDQLLSDLVNPDIQSTLPALEAVGDIESTNEKGMDATKSISPETILRFSGNGVFKKDRLLGWINDLDSKGLSYIRDKVESTTGHTDCQGGGNIALLTLRSNTQKKVIIRDGEPVISISVTNDSTVREVNCEHMKLSSMADIKEIEAASNEKIVEIMKHSVETVRREFKSDIFGFGQLIHQSKPELWKRLKEEKENPFMDLQIEYKAKTTIKKIGSLFESFQKEIKE from the coding sequence ATGAAGCAGACCATACATTTGTTCTTCGTCTGGGGCCTGATTGCATTACTGTTAGGTGGTTGCTGGGATCGCCAAGAATTAAATGAGTTGGGCATCGCTATTGGGATCGGTGTGGATATGGAAGGAGACCAGTATCAGGTAACCGCTCAGGTGGTCATTCCTTCTGCTGTAGCTTCCAAATCATCACCAAGTGCAGGCCCTCCAGTCGTTACTTATCAGGCCACTGCACCCACGATTCAAGAGGCCATTGAAAAAATGACGAATACAAGTCCGCGCTCCATTTATTTATCTCATATTCGTATGCTGATTTTAGGTGAGGAGTATGCGAGAAGGGGAATTGCTGATGCGATTGAAGCCATGATGCGAGAGCCTTTTACCAGAAGCGACTTTTATATTGCGATAGCCAAGAATAACAAGGCTTCTACGATGTTAAAGATCCCCACTCCAATGGAAAAATTGCCGGCAAATAAATTATTTGCTTCGTTAGATACCTTAACCAAAACCTGGGCTCCTGCTACCAAAGTAACCATGGATCAACTTCTTAGCGATCTGGTTAATCCCGACATCCAGTCCACTCTGCCCGCATTGGAAGCTGTGGGAGATATAGAATCGACCAATGAAAAAGGTATGGATGCCACCAAAAGCATATCGCCTGAAACCATATTGCGGTTTTCAGGTAATGGTGTATTCAAAAAAGACCGGTTGCTGGGATGGATCAATGACCTTGACAGTAAAGGGCTCAGTTACATCAGGGATAAAGTGGAGTCTACAACGGGGCACACCGATTGTCAGGGAGGAGGTAATATCGCCTTATTAACCTTAAGAAGCAACACCCAAAAAAAAGTGATCATTCGCGATGGAGAACCTGTTATCTCTATATCCGTTACCAACGACAGCACAGTACGAGAGGTCAACTGTGAGCATATGAAGTTAAGCAGTATGGCTGATATTAAAGAAATTGAGGCCGCAAGCAATGAAAAAATTGTTGAAATTATGAAGCATTCCGTAGAGACTGTTCGACGTGAGTTTAAGTCAGACATATTCGGCTTTGGTCAACTGATCCACCAGTCCAAACCAGAGCTTTGGAAAAGACTAAAAGAAGAAAAAGAAAATCCATTTATGGATTTACAGATTGAATACAAGGCAAAGACTACGATCAAAAAAATTGGTTCCTTGTTTGAATCGTTCCAAAAAGAAATAAAGGAGTGA